A genomic stretch from Burkholderia pyrrocinia includes:
- a CDS encoding 2-dehydropantoate 2-reductase, with the protein MNDTNSGSVRAAVVGVGAIGGLLAAALSRAGMTVSAYARGATLDALNAHGVRVIDEAGVTSSVPVRASDDAAALGVQDYVVIALKAQALPALAARIAPLVGPDTVIVAAMNGLPWWFTHGLEGPIDGVPLDAVDPAGAVSAALPPAQAIGCVVHLSSSTDAPGVVRRGRGNRLIVGAPDPRLDSATARFAAALAAGGFDVESTPAIRTEIWAKLWGNMNMNPLSALTGSTAEQLLDDPFTQDLALRMMEEAAAIGAKLGLSTGMSGPERIAVTRKLGAFRTSMLQDFEAGRPLEIGPILGVFPELGRKLDVPTPYCDAVLGLLRQRAANSGL; encoded by the coding sequence ATGAACGACACGAATTCAGGGTCGGTGCGCGCGGCGGTGGTCGGTGTCGGCGCGATCGGCGGATTGCTCGCGGCCGCGCTGTCGCGGGCCGGCATGACCGTGAGCGCATACGCACGCGGCGCGACGCTCGACGCGCTGAACGCGCACGGCGTGCGCGTGATCGACGAGGCGGGCGTCACATCGTCGGTGCCGGTGCGCGCGAGCGACGATGCGGCCGCGCTCGGCGTGCAGGACTACGTGGTGATCGCGCTGAAGGCGCAGGCGCTGCCGGCGCTGGCCGCGCGCATCGCGCCGCTGGTCGGGCCGGACACCGTGATCGTCGCGGCGATGAACGGGCTGCCGTGGTGGTTCACGCATGGGCTCGAAGGACCGATCGACGGCGTGCCGCTCGACGCGGTCGATCCGGCCGGCGCGGTGTCGGCGGCGCTGCCGCCCGCGCAGGCGATCGGCTGCGTCGTGCACCTGTCGTCGAGCACCGACGCGCCGGGCGTCGTGCGCCGCGGGCGCGGCAACCGGCTGATCGTCGGCGCACCCGATCCGCGGCTCGACTCGGCCACCGCACGGTTCGCCGCTGCGCTCGCGGCGGGTGGTTTCGACGTTGAATCGACGCCCGCGATCCGGACCGAGATCTGGGCGAAGCTGTGGGGCAACATGAACATGAATCCGCTGAGTGCGCTGACGGGATCGACGGCCGAGCAGTTGCTCGACGATCCGTTCACGCAGGATCTCGCGCTGCGGATGATGGAGGAGGCTGCCGCGATCGGCGCGAAGCTCGGCTTGTCGACGGGGATGAGCGGTCCCGAACGGATCGCGGTCACGCGCAAGCTCGGCGCGTTCAGGACGTCGATGCTGCAGGATTTCGAAGCGGGGCGTCCGCTCGAGATCGGGCCGATCCTCGGCGTGTTTCCTGAGCTCGGGCGCAAGCTCGATGTGCCGACCCCGTATTGCGACGCGGTGCTCGGGCTGCTGCGCCAGCGCGCGGCCAACAGCGGGCTGTAG
- a CDS encoding MarR family winged helix-turn-helix transcriptional regulator → MKGRQTGLDQFLTYRLHALTKRSDRGIGEMYRHKLDISLPEARVIAAVGAFGPFSIMDLARHTNLDKSQASRAAEALLRQGLLERSASDEDGRIVLIALTTDGRALHRKIMPIVRKWNDGLLACLSDSERQTFERLLDKVVAHATERDD, encoded by the coding sequence ATGAAAGGCCGTCAAACCGGGCTCGATCAGTTTCTGACCTATCGCCTCCATGCACTCACGAAGCGATCCGACCGCGGGATCGGCGAGATGTACCGGCACAAGCTCGACATCTCGCTGCCCGAGGCACGCGTGATCGCCGCCGTCGGCGCGTTCGGTCCGTTCTCGATCATGGATCTCGCGCGCCACACCAATCTCGACAAGAGCCAGGCGAGCCGCGCGGCCGAAGCGCTGCTGCGCCAGGGGCTGCTCGAGCGCAGCGCGAGCGACGAGGATGGCCGGATCGTGCTGATCGCGCTGACCACCGACGGCCGCGCGCTGCATCGCAAGATCATGCCGATCGTGCGCAAGTGGAACGACGGGTTGCTCGCGTGCCTGTCCGACAGCGAACGCCAGACGTTCGAGCGGCTGCTCGACAAGGTCGTCGCGCACGCAACCGAGCGGGACGACTGA
- a CDS encoding porin has translation MTKPSFIRTAAAAATLAACSAAAHAQSTLTLYGALDAGVQYLTHADGRHSAVQLQNYGILPSQIGLKGNEDLGGGWRALFKLEQGLNLNDGTATVPGYAFFRGAYMGIAGPVGTVTFGRQFSVLFDKTLFYDPLWYASYSGQGVIVPMNANFIDHSIKYQSPTFAGFDVEALAATAGVAGNTRAGRVLELGGQYTSNGLSVSAVLHQAHGDVSAAADASARRRELGTLAARYAFASLPLTVYAGVERLTGDLDAARTIVWGGARYLSSNGIGLNAGVYHTDSRTPAIGHPTLFIASTTYALSKGTVAYANLGYARNSGQSSQTVYEYDPTTLAGTSQFGAMVGMYHLF, from the coding sequence GTGACGAAACCCAGCTTCATCCGCACGGCCGCGGCCGCCGCGACGCTCGCCGCGTGCAGCGCCGCCGCGCACGCGCAGTCGACCCTCACGCTGTACGGCGCGCTCGACGCCGGCGTGCAATACCTGACGCACGCCGACGGGCGCCACTCGGCCGTGCAGTTGCAGAACTACGGCATCCTGCCTTCGCAGATCGGGCTGAAGGGCAACGAGGATCTCGGCGGCGGCTGGCGTGCGCTGTTCAAGCTCGAGCAAGGTCTCAACCTCAACGACGGCACCGCGACCGTGCCCGGCTACGCGTTCTTTCGCGGCGCATACATGGGTATCGCGGGGCCCGTCGGCACCGTCACGTTCGGCCGGCAGTTCAGCGTGCTGTTCGACAAGACGCTGTTCTACGATCCGCTCTGGTACGCGTCGTACAGCGGCCAGGGCGTGATCGTGCCGATGAACGCGAACTTCATCGACCACTCGATCAAGTACCAGTCGCCGACGTTTGCCGGCTTCGACGTCGAGGCGCTCGCCGCGACGGCCGGCGTCGCCGGCAATACGCGTGCCGGACGCGTGCTCGAACTCGGCGGCCAGTACACGAGCAACGGCCTGTCGGTCAGCGCGGTGCTGCATCAGGCGCACGGCGATGTGTCGGCGGCCGCCGACGCGTCGGCGCGCCGCCGCGAACTCGGCACGCTCGCCGCGCGCTATGCGTTCGCGTCCCTGCCGCTCACCGTCTACGCCGGCGTCGAACGCCTGACGGGCGACCTCGACGCGGCACGCACGATCGTCTGGGGCGGCGCGCGTTACCTGAGCTCGAACGGAATCGGCCTGAACGCGGGCGTCTACCACACCGACTCGCGCACGCCGGCGATCGGCCATCCGACGCTGTTCATTGCGAGCACCACGTACGCGCTGTCGAAAGGCACCGTCGCGTACGCGAACCTCGGTTATGCGCGCAACAGCGGCCAGAGTTCGCAGACCGTCTACGAATACGACCCGACGACGCTCGCCGGCACGTCGCAGTTCGGCGCGATGGTCGGCATGTACCACCTGTTCTGA
- a CDS encoding DUF1800 domain-containing protein, translating into MKANAAAPVPSPAMQSALDADDALFFLSRTGFSPAPAEVARIVGMTRAQVVADTLGNVRREPVTAWPDWIAELPPTRAQRQALTPDMRRDEQRERDRRYEALRAAWVNEMVVTPSPLTERMTLFWHGHFTSGQDKVPYPQTMAAQNALFRREALGNFGTLLHAVAKDPAMLQYLDGASNRKGRPNENFAREVMELFTLGEGHYTQYDVTEAARAMTGWTIDPDTLRFEVRPEWHDAGDKTILGETGPFDGDGFVDILLKRPGTARFIVGKLWREFVSDTPDAGALDSVAERFRASGYDIRTALAALWSTDAFWDPRNRGVLVKSPAEFVVGSVRLFDVAYGDPQMLANTVRTLGQNLFYPPNVKGWPGGALWINSTTLLARKQFVEQLFRATETAGMRPLAHPMAPPPNARAQAMPVADTASAAGMRGAPAKPARGGLRFDLERWLAQYRARPQAIAGLSTELQLQHAVLPVSPVAAIDTDSTGSAYLEALLMDPAYQLK; encoded by the coding sequence ATGAAAGCGAACGCTGCCGCACCGGTGCCGTCGCCCGCCATGCAGTCGGCGCTCGACGCCGACGATGCGCTGTTTTTCCTGAGCCGCACCGGTTTCTCTCCCGCGCCGGCCGAGGTTGCGCGCATCGTCGGCATGACGCGCGCGCAGGTCGTGGCCGACACGCTCGGCAACGTTCGCCGCGAACCCGTCACGGCGTGGCCCGACTGGATCGCCGAGCTGCCGCCGACGCGCGCGCAGCGCCAGGCGCTGACCCCCGACATGCGGCGCGACGAGCAGCGCGAGCGCGATCGCCGCTACGAGGCGTTGCGCGCGGCGTGGGTCAACGAGATGGTCGTGACGCCGTCGCCGCTGACCGAGCGCATGACGCTGTTCTGGCACGGGCACTTCACGTCGGGGCAGGACAAGGTGCCTTATCCGCAAACGATGGCCGCGCAGAACGCGCTCTTTCGCCGCGAGGCGCTCGGCAACTTCGGCACGCTGCTGCACGCGGTCGCGAAGGACCCGGCGATGCTGCAGTATCTCGACGGCGCGAGCAATCGCAAGGGGCGCCCGAACGAGAATTTCGCGCGCGAGGTGATGGAGCTGTTCACGCTCGGCGAAGGGCATTACACGCAGTACGACGTGACCGAAGCCGCGCGTGCGATGACGGGCTGGACGATCGATCCCGATACGCTGCGCTTCGAGGTGCGGCCCGAATGGCACGACGCGGGCGACAAGACGATTCTCGGCGAGACGGGGCCGTTCGACGGCGACGGCTTTGTCGACATCCTGCTGAAGCGGCCCGGCACCGCGCGCTTCATCGTCGGCAAGCTGTGGCGCGAGTTCGTGTCCGATACGCCCGACGCGGGCGCGCTCGATAGCGTGGCCGAACGGTTTCGCGCGAGCGGCTACGACATTCGCACGGCGCTCGCCGCGCTGTGGTCGACCGACGCGTTCTGGGATCCGCGCAACCGCGGCGTGCTCGTCAAGTCGCCGGCCGAGTTCGTCGTCGGGTCGGTGCGGCTGTTCGACGTCGCGTACGGCGATCCGCAGATGCTCGCGAACACCGTGCGCACACTCGGGCAGAACCTGTTCTATCCGCCGAACGTGAAGGGCTGGCCGGGCGGCGCGCTGTGGATCAACAGCACCACGCTGCTGGCGCGCAAGCAGTTCGTCGAGCAACTGTTCCGCGCGACGGAGACGGCCGGCATGCGGCCGCTGGCGCATCCGATGGCGCCGCCGCCGAATGCGCGTGCGCAAGCGATGCCGGTGGCCGATACGGCGTCCGCTGCCGGGATGCGCGGCGCACCGGCCAAGCCCGCGCGCGGCGGCCTGCGCTTCGACCTCGAACGCTGGCTGGCGCAATATCGCGCGCGGCCGCAGGCGATCGCGGGATTGTCGACCGAGCTTCAGCTCCAGCACGCGGTGCTGCCGGTGTCGCCGGTCGCGGCGATCGACACGGATTCGACCGGCAGCGCGTATCTCGAAGCGCTGCTGATGGATCCGGCCTATCAACTGAAATGA
- a CDS encoding helix-turn-helix transcriptional regulator codes for MRITTDTGQDLEALRDVPAAIVLDEFAWPPLPSRRADFDGVARGDASQRELGLMLLDLYAVAAQSGIGEFEYRFFTLLQALVPFDAAWTGVATHASTGPVMHNSFLYRLPHAFFGDWKRVRDCDPLAHRTLRGAHGRAVRLSVVEPGLDARFRDWCVKYGLAQLMCVCTLDRRFGLTTFMSIYRQGLNRPFSDDDARRFEEVIPHLAAALTINRAAQLTRERGDTVAPAARALCDNFGVLHHADHGFDDVLRAEWPAWAGTRVPQPLVAHLRRQSGQPFVGDALRIQCVPVAGLFQIEARPRSLLDRLSPRELAAIRYYGAGRSHKEVAQQMAISPTTVRHYLRCAYRKLGMHDKSQIAGVLGATGGATDDEPVEADGEPR; via the coding sequence GTGAGGATCACGACGGATACCGGGCAGGATCTCGAAGCGCTGCGCGACGTGCCGGCCGCCATCGTGCTCGACGAATTCGCGTGGCCGCCGCTGCCTTCGCGTCGTGCCGATTTCGATGGTGTCGCACGCGGCGACGCATCGCAGCGCGAACTCGGGCTGATGCTGCTCGATCTGTACGCGGTCGCCGCGCAGTCCGGCATCGGCGAATTCGAATACCGCTTCTTTACGCTGCTGCAGGCGCTCGTCCCGTTCGACGCCGCATGGACGGGCGTCGCGACGCATGCGTCCACCGGCCCCGTGATGCACAACAGCTTTCTGTATCGCCTGCCGCACGCGTTCTTCGGCGACTGGAAGCGTGTGCGCGACTGCGACCCGCTCGCGCACCGCACGCTGCGCGGCGCGCACGGACGTGCGGTGCGGCTGTCGGTCGTCGAGCCGGGGCTCGATGCGCGGTTTCGCGACTGGTGCGTGAAGTACGGGCTCGCGCAACTGATGTGCGTGTGCACGCTCGATCGCCGCTTCGGCCTGACGACGTTCATGTCGATCTACCGCCAGGGCCTGAATCGCCCGTTCAGCGACGATGATGCGCGCCGTTTCGAGGAAGTGATTCCGCATCTCGCGGCCGCGCTCACGATCAATCGCGCCGCGCAGCTCACGCGCGAGCGCGGCGATACGGTCGCACCGGCCGCACGCGCGCTGTGCGACAACTTCGGCGTGCTCCACCACGCCGATCACGGCTTTGACGACGTGCTGCGCGCCGAATGGCCGGCGTGGGCCGGCACGCGCGTGCCGCAGCCGCTCGTCGCGCACCTGCGGCGCCAGTCGGGCCAGCCGTTCGTAGGCGATGCGCTGCGCATCCAGTGCGTGCCCGTCGCGGGGCTGTTCCAGATCGAGGCGCGGCCGCGCTCGCTGCTCGACCGGTTGAGCCCGCGCGAGCTGGCCGCGATCCGTTATTACGGCGCCGGCCGTTCGCACAAGGAAGTCGCGCAACAGATGGCGATTTCGCCGACGACCGTGCGCCACTACCTGCGCTGTGCGTACCGCAAGCTCGGCATGCACGACAAGAGCCAGATCGCGGGCGTGCTCGGCGCGACGGGCGGCGCGACCGATGACGAACCGGTGGAAGCGGACGGCGAGCCGCGCTGA
- a CDS encoding DUF1501 domain-containing protein: MNRRDFLTLTGAAAAAGVSMWQSPALAASGAITGRQAAAGYANVLILVELKGGNDGLNTVVPYADPLYYQFRRGIGIKREQVLQLDAHTGLHPSLAPLMPLWRDRQVAVVQGVGYPQPNLSHFRSIEIWDTASRSDQYLHEGWLTRTFAQAPVPPGFAADGVVLGSAEMGPLANGARAIALVNPAQFIRAARLAEPSSLREQNPALAHIIDVENDIVKAADRLRPRGGMREFRTAFPAGTFGTSVKTAMQVLAACEASGPGAQDGVAVLRLTLNGFDTHQNQPGQQAALLKQFAEGMSAMRGALIELGRWNQTLVMTYAEFGRRVRENQSNGTDHGTAAPHFVMGGRVAGGLYGAPPALGRLDGNGNLPVAVDFRQLYATVLGPWWGLDATRVLQQRFDTLPLLKA; encoded by the coding sequence ATGAACCGACGTGATTTTCTGACGCTGACGGGCGCCGCTGCCGCGGCGGGCGTGTCGATGTGGCAGTCGCCCGCGCTGGCGGCCTCGGGGGCGATAACTGGCCGGCAAGCGGCGGCCGGCTATGCGAACGTGCTGATCCTCGTCGAGCTGAAGGGCGGCAACGACGGCCTCAACACGGTGGTGCCGTATGCGGACCCGCTGTACTACCAGTTCCGGCGCGGCATCGGCATCAAGCGCGAGCAGGTGCTGCAACTCGACGCGCACACCGGGCTGCACCCGTCGCTCGCGCCGCTGATGCCGCTGTGGCGTGACCGGCAGGTCGCGGTCGTGCAGGGCGTCGGTTATCCGCAGCCGAATCTGTCGCATTTCCGCTCGATCGAGATCTGGGATACCGCGTCGCGTTCGGACCAGTACCTGCACGAAGGCTGGCTCACGCGCACGTTCGCGCAGGCGCCGGTGCCGCCCGGTTTCGCGGCGGACGGCGTCGTGCTCGGCAGCGCGGAGATGGGGCCGCTCGCGAACGGCGCGCGCGCGATCGCGCTCGTCAATCCCGCGCAGTTCATCCGTGCGGCCCGGCTCGCCGAACCGTCGTCGCTGCGCGAGCAGAACCCGGCGCTGGCGCACATCATCGACGTCGAGAACGACATCGTGAAGGCAGCCGACCGGCTGCGCCCGCGCGGCGGGATGCGTGAATTCAGGACGGCGTTTCCGGCCGGCACGTTCGGCACGTCGGTCAAGACCGCGATGCAGGTGCTGGCCGCATGCGAAGCGTCCGGGCCCGGTGCGCAGGATGGCGTCGCGGTGCTGCGCCTGACGCTCAACGGCTTCGATACGCACCAGAACCAGCCGGGGCAGCAGGCCGCGCTGCTCAAGCAGTTTGCGGAAGGAATGAGCGCGATGCGCGGCGCGCTGATCGAACTCGGGCGCTGGAACCAGACGCTCGTGATGACGTATGCGGAATTCGGGCGGCGCGTGCGCGAGAACCAGAGCAACGGCACCGATCACGGCACGGCCGCGCCGCATTTCGTGATGGGCGGCCGCGTGGCCGGGGGCCTGTACGGCGCGCCGCCGGCGCTCGGGCGGCTCGACGGCAACGGCAACCTGCCGGTCGCGGTCGATTTCCGCCAGCTCTACGCGACCGTGCTCGGGCCGTGGTGGGGGCTCGACGCGACGCGCGTGCTGCAGCAGCGCTTCGACACGCTGCCGTTGTTGAAGGCGTGA
- the hpnD gene encoding presqualene diphosphate synthase HpnD translates to MNFDDYCQQKAAPAGSSVYYALRQAPLATQPRLTALFALRRELEETVKETSDPTIGHTKLAWWHKELAALADAQPSHPVTKALAQHHPAIAAEADALRTLVNGYGMDLEQARYLDFANLQRYIAQVGGTFASLVARASAANPADPQPWAADTGRALMLAQFVQELGNDARHGRIYLPIDELQRYNVTAADLLNRRYSPAFTELLQFQTARAREALAATDAAIPAPERRAQRTLRAQIALAGALLDEIERDGYQVLHQRIALTPIRKLWIAWRAARRR, encoded by the coding sequence GTGAACTTCGACGACTACTGTCAGCAAAAGGCCGCCCCCGCGGGCTCCAGCGTCTACTACGCGTTGCGTCAGGCGCCGCTCGCCACGCAGCCGCGCCTGACGGCGCTGTTCGCGCTGCGCCGCGAGCTCGAGGAAACCGTCAAGGAAACCAGCGACCCGACCATCGGCCACACGAAGCTCGCGTGGTGGCACAAGGAACTCGCGGCACTGGCCGACGCTCAGCCGTCGCACCCCGTCACGAAGGCGCTCGCGCAGCATCATCCGGCGATCGCCGCCGAGGCCGACGCGTTGCGTACGCTCGTCAACGGTTACGGGATGGACCTCGAACAGGCGCGCTACCTCGATTTCGCGAACCTGCAGCGCTACATCGCGCAGGTCGGCGGCACCTTCGCGTCGCTGGTCGCGCGCGCCAGCGCCGCGAACCCGGCCGACCCGCAGCCGTGGGCCGCGGACACCGGCCGCGCGCTGATGCTCGCGCAATTCGTGCAGGAACTCGGCAACGACGCGCGCCACGGCCGCATCTACCTGCCGATCGACGAACTGCAGCGCTACAACGTGACCGCAGCCGATCTGCTGAACCGCCGCTACAGCCCGGCCTTCACCGAGTTGCTGCAATTCCAGACGGCGCGCGCGCGCGAAGCGCTCGCGGCCACCGATGCCGCGATCCCCGCGCCCGAACGCCGCGCGCAGCGCACGCTGCGCGCGCAGATCGCGCTGGCCGGCGCGCTGCTCGACGAAATCGAGCGCGACGGCTACCAGGTGCTGCACCAGCGCATCGCGCTGACGCCGATCCGCAAGCTGTGGATCGCGTGGCGCGCCGCACGCCGGCGCTGA
- a CDS encoding MFS transporter, whose protein sequence is MKILSPDAALSPDGRAPTFARSTLAALVVFAAITPLLLLVAPAVASQLAMQLGLSASQIGTYFFVELGAFSLATVPSYLWLGRVDARRVAAFAIALFGAGNLLTALWMPGFAALLALRAVTALGGGSLMVLCMTSAATSSNSDRVYGLWVVGQLVAGAIGLFVLPHVFAAFGLRALYIALAALALLAAPLSRGFPSSLGARMASAQTAHDAATHAPRSFVVLAIGAVLTFYLAIGSVWTFASRAAADAGLDPQSTGNVLAIASVMGIAGAALASCAGGRLARRAMLAAGYALLAASLVALAAMRHAGGYSAAIFAFKFAWTFVLPFILATVAQIDTSGRLVATLNFVIGAGLAAGPLLAGLMLDAGGTMRALFAAATAVAIISFAALRHIDRRARPAVSSQP, encoded by the coding sequence ATGAAAATCCTGTCTCCGGATGCCGCACTCTCGCCCGACGGCCGCGCGCCGACGTTCGCGCGCTCGACGCTCGCCGCGCTCGTCGTGTTCGCGGCCATCACGCCATTGCTGCTGCTCGTCGCACCGGCCGTCGCGAGCCAGCTCGCGATGCAGCTCGGGCTGTCCGCATCGCAGATCGGCACCTACTTCTTCGTCGAACTCGGTGCGTTCAGCCTCGCGACCGTGCCGTCGTACCTGTGGCTCGGCCGCGTCGACGCGCGCCGCGTCGCCGCGTTCGCGATCGCGCTGTTCGGCGCGGGCAACCTGCTGACCGCGCTGTGGATGCCGGGCTTCGCCGCGCTGCTCGCGCTGCGCGCCGTCACCGCGCTCGGCGGCGGCTCGCTGATGGTGCTCTGCATGACGAGCGCGGCAACGAGCAGCAACAGCGACCGCGTGTACGGGCTGTGGGTCGTCGGCCAGTTGGTCGCGGGCGCGATCGGCCTGTTCGTGCTGCCGCATGTGTTCGCCGCGTTCGGGCTGCGCGCGCTGTACATCGCGCTCGCCGCGCTGGCGCTGCTCGCGGCACCGCTGTCGCGCGGCTTTCCGTCGTCGCTCGGCGCGCGGATGGCGTCTGCGCAAACCGCGCATGACGCTGCGACGCATGCGCCGCGAAGCTTCGTCGTGCTCGCAATCGGCGCGGTGCTGACGTTCTATCTCGCGATCGGCAGCGTGTGGACCTTCGCGAGCCGCGCGGCGGCGGATGCCGGGCTCGATCCGCAGTCGACCGGCAACGTGCTCGCGATCGCGAGCGTGATGGGAATCGCCGGCGCGGCACTCGCGTCGTGCGCCGGCGGCCGGCTCGCGCGGCGCGCGATGCTGGCCGCCGGTTACGCGCTGCTCGCGGCCTCGCTCGTCGCACTCGCCGCGATGCGGCACGCGGGCGGCTACAGCGCGGCGATCTTCGCGTTCAAGTTCGCGTGGACCTTCGTGCTGCCGTTCATCCTCGCGACCGTCGCGCAGATCGACACGTCAGGCCGCCTCGTCGCGACGCTCAATTTCGTGATCGGCGCCGGCCTCGCGGCCGGCCCGCTGCTCGCCGGGCTGATGCTCGACGCCGGCGGCACGATGCGCGCGCTGTTCGCGGCCGCGACGGCCGTCGCGATCATCTCGTTCGCCGCGCTGCGCCATATCGATCGCCGCGCGCGCCCCGCCGTTTCCTCCCAACCGTGA
- a CDS encoding glycerate kinase codes for MPQHPSAPVVVIAPDSFKGSLSAEQVADAIATGIRRARPDAVVRCCPMADGGEGTLDAMLAGGGTRRSLRVAGASLAARDAAVGVIDARTAIVETAEIVGITDPVGMSVPVDARSTRGMGEAIRTLLDDGVRRFFVALGGSSTNDAGAGLLAGLGLQCFDAAGQPVEPVPSRLADIARIDASALDPRLKETEFVGMSDVDNPLTGAHGATAVFGPQKGVTSAQVATLDAALGHFADLLEAALDRRARDLPGAGAAGGLGFALHMLGAQFEAGAEVVARQVGLDAALAGADWLITGEGRSDVQTLHGKAPFIACRHAQAVGVPASLLSGAVDPAALPRLSEHFSGCFSPAPGPITLDVAIRDAANLLANEAEQLTRLKYGAH; via the coding sequence ATGCCGCAACACCCGTCCGCGCCTGTCGTCGTCATCGCGCCCGATTCGTTCAAAGGCTCGCTTTCCGCCGAGCAGGTCGCGGATGCGATCGCCACCGGCATCCGCCGCGCGCGCCCCGACGCGGTCGTGCGCTGCTGCCCGATGGCCGACGGCGGCGAAGGCACGCTCGACGCGATGCTGGCCGGCGGCGGCACGCGGCGCTCGCTGCGGGTGGCCGGCGCGTCGCTCGCGGCACGCGACGCGGCGGTCGGTGTGATCGACGCGCGCACCGCGATCGTCGAGACGGCCGAGATCGTCGGCATTACCGATCCGGTCGGCATGAGCGTGCCGGTCGACGCGCGCAGCACGCGCGGGATGGGCGAGGCGATCCGCACGCTGCTCGACGACGGCGTGCGCCGCTTCTTCGTCGCGCTCGGCGGCAGCAGCACCAACGACGCGGGCGCCGGGCTGCTCGCGGGCCTCGGCCTGCAATGCTTCGACGCGGCCGGCCAGCCGGTCGAGCCCGTGCCGTCGCGGCTCGCCGACATCGCGCGCATCGACGCGTCGGCGCTCGACCCGCGCCTGAAGGAAACGGAATTCGTCGGCATGTCCGACGTCGACAACCCGCTGACGGGCGCGCACGGCGCGACCGCCGTGTTCGGCCCGCAAAAAGGCGTGACGTCCGCGCAGGTTGCGACCCTCGACGCCGCGCTCGGCCATTTCGCCGATCTGCTCGAAGCCGCGCTCGACCGACGCGCCCGCGACCTGCCCGGCGCCGGCGCCGCGGGCGGCCTCGGTTTCGCGCTGCACATGCTCGGCGCGCAGTTCGAAGCCGGCGCCGAAGTGGTCGCGCGGCAGGTCGGGCTCGACGCGGCGCTCGCCGGCGCCGACTGGCTGATCACCGGCGAAGGCCGCTCCGACGTGCAGACGCTGCACGGCAAGGCGCCGTTCATCGCGTGCCGGCACGCACAGGCCGTCGGCGTGCCCGCGTCGCTGCTGTCGGGTGCGGTCGACCCGGCCGCGCTGCCGCGCCTGTCCGAACATTTTTCCGGCTGCTTCTCGCCGGCTCCCGGGCCGATCACGCTCGACGTCGCGATCCGCGACGCAGCGAACCTGCTCGCGAACGAAGCGGAGCAATTGACACGCCTAAAGTACGGCGCACACTGA
- a CDS encoding class II histone deacetylase, whose translation MNRTAFFTDERTFWHTGGTHALFFPVGGWVQPPSSAGYAESPDSKRRFLSLVQASGLAAQLDLRGAAPATTADLLRIHPAHYLDAFRALSDANGGDLGDLAPFGKGSYEIAALSAGLAIAAVDTVVGERAANAFSLSRPPGHHCLRDRPMGFCMLANIPIAIEAARAKHGIERVAVIDWDVHHGNGTQSIYYDDPDTLTISLHQDRCFPPGYSGADDRGEGAGIGANLNVPLLAGSGDDAYRYAFERIVLPALERFRPELIVVASGLDASAVDPLARMQLHTDSYRFMTHAVKDAARHHCGGRLVIVHEGGYSEAYVPFCGLAIVEALAGIRTDVADPMLDLAIAQQPGARFVAFQRELLDELAASFGL comes from the coding sequence ATGAATCGCACTGCCTTCTTCACCGACGAACGCACTTTCTGGCACACCGGCGGCACGCACGCGCTGTTCTTCCCGGTCGGCGGCTGGGTCCAGCCGCCGTCGAGCGCGGGCTACGCGGAATCGCCCGATTCGAAGCGCCGCTTCCTGTCGCTCGTGCAGGCTTCGGGCCTTGCCGCGCAACTCGACCTGCGCGGCGCCGCCCCAGCCACGACCGCCGACCTGCTGCGCATTCATCCGGCGCACTATCTCGACGCGTTCCGCGCACTCAGCGACGCGAACGGCGGCGACCTCGGCGACCTCGCGCCGTTCGGCAAGGGCAGCTACGAGATCGCCGCGCTGTCGGCCGGCCTCGCGATCGCGGCGGTCGACACGGTCGTCGGCGAGCGCGCGGCCAATGCGTTCTCGCTGTCGCGGCCGCCCGGCCATCACTGCCTGCGCGACCGCCCGATGGGCTTCTGCATGCTCGCGAACATCCCGATCGCGATCGAGGCCGCCCGCGCGAAACACGGCATCGAGCGCGTCGCGGTGATCGACTGGGACGTGCATCACGGCAACGGCACGCAGTCGATCTACTACGACGATCCGGACACGCTGACGATCTCGCTGCACCAGGATCGCTGCTTCCCGCCCGGCTACAGCGGCGCGGACGATCGCGGCGAAGGCGCGGGTATCGGTGCGAACCTGAACGTGCCGCTGCTCGCGGGCAGCGGCGACGATGCGTATCGCTACGCATTCGAGCGGATCGTGCTGCCGGCGCTGGAACGCTTCCGGCCCGAGCTGATCGTCGTTGCGAGCGGCCTCGACGCGAGCGCGGTCGACCCGCTCGCGCGCATGCAGCTGCATACCGACAGCTATCGGTTCATGACGCACGCGGTGAAGGATGCCGCGCGGCACCATTGCGGCGGGCGGCTCGTGATCGTTCACGAAGGCGGCTATTCGGAGGCCTACGTGCCGTTCTGCGGGCTCGCGATCGTCGAGGCGCTGGCCGGCATTCGCACCGACGTCGCCGATCCGATGCTCGACCTCGCGATCGCGCAGCAGCCGGGCGCGCGGTTCGTCGCGTTCCAGCGCGAGCTGCTCGACGAACTGGCTGCGTCGTTCGGGTTGTAA